One region of Pseudoalteromonas galatheae genomic DNA includes:
- the tadA gene encoding tRNA adenosine(34) deaminase TadA, with the protein MSEVKDDQYWMKVALAFADKAEAENEIPVGAVVVKDGEMIAAGWNRSITCHDPSAHAEMIAIREAGKVVENYRLIDCTLYVTLEPCPMCAGLLVHSRLSRVVFGASDAKTGAAGSIMNLLQHEKLNHQLEVTSGVLSEVCGEKLSAFFKRRRQEIKAAKKLKNGST; encoded by the coding sequence ATGTCAGAAGTAAAAGATGATCAATATTGGATGAAAGTGGCGTTAGCTTTTGCTGACAAAGCTGAAGCCGAAAACGAAATTCCTGTCGGCGCTGTTGTAGTGAAAGATGGTGAAATGATAGCTGCGGGTTGGAACCGTTCGATTACCTGTCATGATCCTTCGGCTCACGCTGAAATGATTGCCATTCGAGAAGCTGGCAAAGTCGTTGAAAATTATCGGCTGATAGATTGCACTTTATATGTGACGCTTGAGCCATGTCCTATGTGTGCCGGTTTACTGGTCCATAGTCGCTTAAGCAGAGTGGTGTTTGGGGCATCTGACGCAAAAACGGGCGCTGCTGGTTCGATAATGAACCTGTTACAGCATGAAAAGCTCAACCACCAATTAGAAGTTACATCGGGCGTATTGAGTGAAGTATGTGGCGAAAAGCTGTCTGCATTTTTTAAGCGCAGACGCCAAGAGATTAAAGCGGCAAAAAAATTGAAAAACGGTAGTACTTAG
- the mltF gene encoding membrane-bound lytic murein transglycosylase MltF, translated as MFKYVFMCFVAICLVGCDKAPLNQLQHVKQNKVLRVGTLAGPGNYYQGTTGEQGFEYELASEFANELGVELHIVPYFNLDELFARLDAGDLDIVASAVSFHPSRTAKYRFGPTYRMISQKLVYKQGREWPRDFDDIKAPITVLAHSNHVIALEEAKTSHPHLSWEVVSDKGEEELLQAIIDGEIDYTITDSHSLALFRRYHPTVSIAFSVTKDEHVAWMMRNEKDDSLYALLPAFFARVQQNNFLATLEEKYFGHIEEFNYVNTLAFVEAVHSTLPTYLKWFKSYSKQHNIDWRLLAAVSYQESMWDPRAKSPTGVRGIMMLTQPTAKRVGVTNRLNAQQNIEGGAKYLRILFDRMPEEIQQPDSTWLALASYNVGWGHVRDARSITADQGGDPNNWADVKKRLPLLTKKRYYRNTRYGYARGDVAVTYVDNIRRYYDALVWLEDNGALLPDSSKASSQTTPVDNPDKVREVEKQQ; from the coding sequence ATGTTTAAATACGTCTTTATGTGCTTTGTTGCCATCTGTTTAGTTGGGTGCGACAAAGCCCCTCTTAATCAGTTGCAACATGTAAAACAAAATAAGGTATTACGTGTTGGCACGCTTGCGGGCCCGGGAAACTACTATCAAGGTACTACTGGAGAACAAGGGTTTGAATATGAACTGGCGAGTGAATTTGCCAATGAGCTTGGTGTTGAATTACACATCGTTCCTTACTTTAATCTAGATGAGTTATTTGCACGGCTAGATGCCGGAGACCTAGATATCGTTGCCTCCGCGGTGAGCTTTCACCCATCAAGAACAGCGAAATATCGTTTTGGCCCAACGTATAGAATGATCAGTCAAAAGCTCGTGTACAAACAAGGCAGAGAGTGGCCAAGAGACTTTGATGATATTAAAGCGCCAATTACAGTACTTGCACACAGCAATCATGTTATCGCGCTTGAAGAGGCTAAAACAAGCCATCCTCATTTGAGTTGGGAGGTTGTCTCAGATAAAGGTGAGGAAGAGCTGCTGCAGGCTATCATTGATGGAGAGATTGACTACACTATTACAGACTCACATTCACTGGCCCTATTTAGGCGCTACCACCCGACCGTCAGTATTGCGTTTTCAGTTACAAAAGATGAACATGTGGCGTGGATGATGCGTAACGAAAAAGACGATTCGTTATATGCATTGCTACCTGCATTTTTCGCTCGAGTACAACAAAACAACTTTCTGGCTACGCTTGAAGAGAAGTATTTTGGTCATATCGAAGAGTTTAATTATGTAAACACCTTAGCGTTTGTCGAAGCTGTACATAGCACCCTACCAACCTATCTCAAGTGGTTTAAAAGTTATTCGAAACAGCACAATATCGATTGGCGTCTACTTGCTGCGGTCAGCTATCAAGAATCGATGTGGGATCCCAGAGCTAAGTCTCCTACAGGGGTCCGCGGTATCATGATGTTAACGCAACCCACAGCTAAAAGAGTTGGCGTGACAAATCGTCTCAATGCCCAGCAAAATATTGAAGGTGGCGCCAAATACCTACGTATTTTATTTGACCGTATGCCTGAAGAAATACAGCAGCCCGATAGTACTTGGCTTGCCCTTGCTTCTTACAATGTGGGCTGGGGACATGTGCGAGATGCGCGTAGCATTACTGCAGATCAAGGAGGCGATCCGAATAACTGGGCAGACGTTAAAAAACGACTACCACTACTTACTAAAAAGCGCTACTATCGAAATACAAGATATGGATATGCTCGTGGTGATGTCGCGGTAACGTATGTAGATAATATCCGCCGCTATTATGATGCACTTGTGTGGTTGGAAGATAACGGTGCACTCCTACCTGACAGCAGTAAAGCCTCTTCGCAAACGACTCCTGTTGATAATCCAGACAAAGTCAGAGAAGTCGAAAAGCAACAGTAA